The following are from one region of the Scyliorhinus canicula chromosome 26, sScyCan1.1, whole genome shotgun sequence genome:
- the c26h2orf42 gene encoding uncharacterized protein C2orf42 homolog isoform X1, protein MEQHPERTKTLAFLADLGKPTLRGIKKCPKCGTINGTRGLSCKNKSCGAVFRDGVRKQLPSIDAVRIVTGSASQVYSVRLRDRGPDYRGFVELGTSEAVQTVDGTIITHITGRCFVPTCFKVSTQGASEYQCQHVKLATECHLEATPHTLKSSVLNSLQVSSETKQAIWTLATESSGPLVQRITKSIMVVKCKASTKHSLGFLHVSFHEKARMKGVTERKFYCSCQAFKASKPGSIKEESPKRCIHFYACVCAFASDEKLGQEFSYFINFHSTGRFRRPGLQANTETQLLAIYPQDPTSQAAVSAVSKARKKKKDDITVSQPIDESQVSLSFQDWLASVTERINQTMHYQFNGRPEPLVFHVPQIFFDALQQRISMGSKKKRLPNFTSGFVRKDAVPLGTFSKYTWQITNVLQVKQIFDTPEVPLEVTRSFIENRDGTYELFKCPKVQVESIAEAYRRVEKQPTIRPLELKTFLRVGNMSPEQKEPTPFIIEWIPDILPRLKIGEMRIKLVYGHHRNGHIECREQQPPLGTQS, encoded by the exons ATGGAGCAACACCCAGAGAGGACGAAAACCCTGGCTTTCCTGGCCGACTTAGGCAAGCCGACTCTCCGGGGCATCAAGAAGTGCCCCAAGTGCGGCACGATCAATGGCACCCGTGGACTGAGCTGCAAGAATAAGAGCTGCGGAGCTGTCTTTAGGGATGGCGTGCGGAAGCAGCTGCCCAGCATTGACGCTGTTCGCATAGTCACTGGGTCGGCCTCGCAGGTCTACTCGGTGAGGCTTCGAGACCGTGGACCCGACTACCGGGGCTTTGTGGAACTCGGCACGTCGGAGGCGGTTCAGACAGTGGACGGCACCATCATTACCCACATAACCGGCCGCTGCttcgtccccacctgcttcaaagtATCCACGCAAGGAGCCTCCGAGTATCAGTGCCAGCACGTCAAGCTTGCCACGGAGTGCCACCTGGAGGCCACCCCGCACACTCTGAAGAGCTCGGTGCTGAACTCCCTCCAGGTGAGCAGCGAGACCAAGCAGGCCATATGGACGCTGGCCACCGAGTCGAGCGGGCCCCTGGTGCAGAGGATCACCAAGAGCATCATGGTGGTGAagtgcaaagccagcaccaagcacAGCTTGGGCTTCCTGCACGTCTCCTTCCACGAGAAGGCGAGGATGAAAGGTGTGACAGAGCGCAAATTCTACTGCTCCTGCcaggctttcaaagccagcaaaccGGGCTCCATCAAGGAGGAGTCGCCAAAACGATGCATTCACTTCTACGCCTGTGTCTGCGCCTTTGCCAGCGACGAGAAGCTGGGGCAGGAGTTTTCCTATTTCATCAACTTCCATTCCACCGGTAGGTTCAGGCGACCTG GTCTTCAGGCGAACACTGAGACACAGTTGCTGGCAATTTATCCCCAGGATCCCACATCCCAGGCTGCAGTGAGTGCAGTTTCGAAAgcaaggaagaagaaaaaggacGACATAACTG tgAGTCAACCGATCGATGAATCCCAAGTGAGCCTGTCATTTCAGGACTGGCTTGCCAGTGTCACCGAACGCATCAATCAGACCATGCATTACCAGTTCAATG GGAGGCCCGAGCCACTGGTGTTCCACGTCCCCCAGATCTTTTTCGACGCCCTGCAGCAGAGGATATCCATGGGAAGCAAAAAGAAACGCCTGCCCAACTTCACCTCAG GTTTTGTTCGGAAGGACGCCGTGCCTCTGGGAACGTTCTCCAAGTACACTTGGCAGATCACAAACGTTCTTCAGGTCAAGCAGATATTTGACACCCCGGAG GTGCCTCTGGAAGTTACCCGCAGTTTCATTGAAAACCGCGATGGCACGTACGAGCTATTTAAGTGCCCCAAAGTTCAGGTGGAAAGTATTGCCGAGGCGTACCGCCGGGTGGAGAAGCAGCCAACAATTCGGCCGCTGGAGCTCAAGACGtttctgagagtcg GGAACATGTCCCCTGAGCAGAAAGAACCCACTCCATTTATTATTGAATGGATCCCAGATATCCTGCCCAGATTGAAGATTGGGGAAATGAGGATTAAGCTCGTGTACGGTCACCATCGGAACGGACACATTGAGTGCAGAGAGCAGCAGCCGCCTCTTGGGACACAGTCTTGA
- the c26h2orf42 gene encoding uncharacterized protein C2orf42 homolog isoform X2 — MEQHPERTKTLAFLADLGKPTLRGIKKCPKCGTINGTRGLSCKNKSCGAVFRDGVRKQLPSIDAVRIVTGSASQVYSVRLRDRGPDYRGFVELGTSEAVQTVDGTIITHITGRCFVPTCFKVSTQGASEYQCQHVKLATECHLEATPHTLKSSVLNSLQVSSETKQAIWTLATESSGPLVQRITKSIMVVKCKASTKHSLGFLHVSFHEKARMKGVTERKFYCSCQAFKASKPGSIKEESPKRCIHFYACVCAFASDEKLGQEFSYFINFHSTGLQANTETQLLAIYPQDPTSQAAVSAVSKARKKKKDDITVSQPIDESQVSLSFQDWLASVTERINQTMHYQFNGRPEPLVFHVPQIFFDALQQRISMGSKKKRLPNFTSGFVRKDAVPLGTFSKYTWQITNVLQVKQIFDTPEVPLEVTRSFIENRDGTYELFKCPKVQVESIAEAYRRVEKQPTIRPLELKTFLRVGNMSPEQKEPTPFIIEWIPDILPRLKIGEMRIKLVYGHHRNGHIECREQQPPLGTQS, encoded by the exons ATGGAGCAACACCCAGAGAGGACGAAAACCCTGGCTTTCCTGGCCGACTTAGGCAAGCCGACTCTCCGGGGCATCAAGAAGTGCCCCAAGTGCGGCACGATCAATGGCACCCGTGGACTGAGCTGCAAGAATAAGAGCTGCGGAGCTGTCTTTAGGGATGGCGTGCGGAAGCAGCTGCCCAGCATTGACGCTGTTCGCATAGTCACTGGGTCGGCCTCGCAGGTCTACTCGGTGAGGCTTCGAGACCGTGGACCCGACTACCGGGGCTTTGTGGAACTCGGCACGTCGGAGGCGGTTCAGACAGTGGACGGCACCATCATTACCCACATAACCGGCCGCTGCttcgtccccacctgcttcaaagtATCCACGCAAGGAGCCTCCGAGTATCAGTGCCAGCACGTCAAGCTTGCCACGGAGTGCCACCTGGAGGCCACCCCGCACACTCTGAAGAGCTCGGTGCTGAACTCCCTCCAGGTGAGCAGCGAGACCAAGCAGGCCATATGGACGCTGGCCACCGAGTCGAGCGGGCCCCTGGTGCAGAGGATCACCAAGAGCATCATGGTGGTGAagtgcaaagccagcaccaagcacAGCTTGGGCTTCCTGCACGTCTCCTTCCACGAGAAGGCGAGGATGAAAGGTGTGACAGAGCGCAAATTCTACTGCTCCTGCcaggctttcaaagccagcaaaccGGGCTCCATCAAGGAGGAGTCGCCAAAACGATGCATTCACTTCTACGCCTGTGTCTGCGCCTTTGCCAGCGACGAGAAGCTGGGGCAGGAGTTTTCCTATTTCATCAACTTCCATTCCACCG GTCTTCAGGCGAACACTGAGACACAGTTGCTGGCAATTTATCCCCAGGATCCCACATCCCAGGCTGCAGTGAGTGCAGTTTCGAAAgcaaggaagaagaaaaaggacGACATAACTG tgAGTCAACCGATCGATGAATCCCAAGTGAGCCTGTCATTTCAGGACTGGCTTGCCAGTGTCACCGAACGCATCAATCAGACCATGCATTACCAGTTCAATG GGAGGCCCGAGCCACTGGTGTTCCACGTCCCCCAGATCTTTTTCGACGCCCTGCAGCAGAGGATATCCATGGGAAGCAAAAAGAAACGCCTGCCCAACTTCACCTCAG GTTTTGTTCGGAAGGACGCCGTGCCTCTGGGAACGTTCTCCAAGTACACTTGGCAGATCACAAACGTTCTTCAGGTCAAGCAGATATTTGACACCCCGGAG GTGCCTCTGGAAGTTACCCGCAGTTTCATTGAAAACCGCGATGGCACGTACGAGCTATTTAAGTGCCCCAAAGTTCAGGTGGAAAGTATTGCCGAGGCGTACCGCCGGGTGGAGAAGCAGCCAACAATTCGGCCGCTGGAGCTCAAGACGtttctgagagtcg GGAACATGTCCCCTGAGCAGAAAGAACCCACTCCATTTATTATTGAATGGATCCCAGATATCCTGCCCAGATTGAAGATTGGGGAAATGAGGATTAAGCTCGTGTACGGTCACCATCGGAACGGACACATTGAGTGCAGAGAGCAGCAGCCGCCTCTTGGGACACAGTCTTGA
- the ankrd39 gene encoding ankyrin repeat domain-containing protein 39, whose translation MASDDHSLDCRCCSHDSSVPSSVHQTLEEMDFDRGIWSAASNGDFKGVQRFVEKGTDPNMPDLSGYTALHYASRRGDYEVCEYLLRKGANSNAQTKGGATPLHRAAYCGHLTVLKLLLSYGALPAITDDDGATPLHKAAERGHQEACEALLQHTPALRTAKDRRSRAPHDLVGEHPSLKERLQPEMPT comes from the exons ATGGCTTCTGATGACCATAGTTTGGATTGTAGGTGCTGTTCCCATGACTCCTCGGTGCCAAGCAGCGTACACCAGACACTGGAGGAGATGGACTTTGATAGAG GCATCTGGTCAGCCGCCAGTAACGGTGACTTCAAGGGCGTGCAACGATTTGTGGAGAAGGGAACCGACCCGAATATGCCTGACCTGTCAGGCTACACTGCCTTG CACTATGCCAGTCGCCGCGGTGATTATGAGGTCTGTGAGTATTTACTGAGGAAGGGCGCAAACAGCAATGCTCAGACCAAAGGTGGGGCAACCCCGCTACACAGAGCGGCCTACTGTGGCCACCTCACCGTCCTCAAGTTGCTGCTGTCCTATGGAGCCCTTCCTGCCATCACCGACGATGATGGTGCGACGCCTTTGCACAAG GCTGCAGAGAGGGGTCACCAGGAGGCTTGCGAGGCCTTGCTTCAGCACACTCCAGCCTTGAGGACGGCGAAGGACAGGAGATCCAGAGCCCCTCACGACCTGGTGGGGGAGCACCCGTCATTAAAGGAGCGCCTGCAGCCCGAGATGCCGACGTGA
- the c26h2orf42 gene encoding uncharacterized protein C2orf42 homolog isoform X3: MEQHPERTKTLAFLADLGKPTLRGIKKCPKCGTINGTRGLSCKNKSCGAVFRDGVRKQLPSIDAVRIVTGSASQVYSVRLRDRGPDYRGFVELGTSEAVQTVDGTIITHITGRCFVPTCFKVSTQGASEYQCQHVKLATECHLEATPHTLKSSVLNSLQVSSETKQAIWTLATESSGPLVQRITKSIMVVKCKASTKHSLGFLHVSFHEKARMKGVTERKFYCSCQAFKASKPGSIKEESPKRCIHFYACVCAFASDEKLGQEFSYFINFHSTGRFRRPGLQANTETQLLAIYPQDPTSQAAVSAVSKARKKKKDDITGGPSHWCSTSPRSFSTPCSRGYPWEAKRNACPTSPQVLFGRTPCLWERSPSTLGRSQTFFRSSRYLTPRRCLWKLPAVSLKTAMARTSYLSAPKFRWKVLPRRTAGWRSSQQFGRWSSRRF; encoded by the exons ATGGAGCAACACCCAGAGAGGACGAAAACCCTGGCTTTCCTGGCCGACTTAGGCAAGCCGACTCTCCGGGGCATCAAGAAGTGCCCCAAGTGCGGCACGATCAATGGCACCCGTGGACTGAGCTGCAAGAATAAGAGCTGCGGAGCTGTCTTTAGGGATGGCGTGCGGAAGCAGCTGCCCAGCATTGACGCTGTTCGCATAGTCACTGGGTCGGCCTCGCAGGTCTACTCGGTGAGGCTTCGAGACCGTGGACCCGACTACCGGGGCTTTGTGGAACTCGGCACGTCGGAGGCGGTTCAGACAGTGGACGGCACCATCATTACCCACATAACCGGCCGCTGCttcgtccccacctgcttcaaagtATCCACGCAAGGAGCCTCCGAGTATCAGTGCCAGCACGTCAAGCTTGCCACGGAGTGCCACCTGGAGGCCACCCCGCACACTCTGAAGAGCTCGGTGCTGAACTCCCTCCAGGTGAGCAGCGAGACCAAGCAGGCCATATGGACGCTGGCCACCGAGTCGAGCGGGCCCCTGGTGCAGAGGATCACCAAGAGCATCATGGTGGTGAagtgcaaagccagcaccaagcacAGCTTGGGCTTCCTGCACGTCTCCTTCCACGAGAAGGCGAGGATGAAAGGTGTGACAGAGCGCAAATTCTACTGCTCCTGCcaggctttcaaagccagcaaaccGGGCTCCATCAAGGAGGAGTCGCCAAAACGATGCATTCACTTCTACGCCTGTGTCTGCGCCTTTGCCAGCGACGAGAAGCTGGGGCAGGAGTTTTCCTATTTCATCAACTTCCATTCCACCGGTAGGTTCAGGCGACCTG GTCTTCAGGCGAACACTGAGACACAGTTGCTGGCAATTTATCCCCAGGATCCCACATCCCAGGCTGCAGTGAGTGCAGTTTCGAAAgcaaggaagaagaaaaaggacGACATAACTG GAGGCCCGAGCCACTGGTGTTCCACGTCCCCCAGATCTTTTTCGACGCCCTGCAGCAGAGGATATCCATGGGAAGCAAAAAGAAACGCCTGCCCAACTTCACCTCAG GTTTTGTTCGGAAGGACGCCGTGCCTCTGGGAACGTTCTCCAAGTACACTTGGCAGATCACAAACGTTCTTCAGGTCAAGCAGATATTTGACACCCCGGAG GTGCCTCTGGAAGTTACCCGCAGTTTCATTGAAAACCGCGATGGCACGTACGAGCTATTTAAGTGCCCCAAAGTTCAGGTGGAAAGTATTGCCGAGGCGTACCGCCGGGTGGAGAAGCAGCCAACAATTCGGCCGCTGGAGCTCAAGACGtttctga